Proteins from a genomic interval of Burkholderia cepacia GG4:
- a CDS encoding CHRD domain-containing protein — translation MPKLRLLQVVLLAGVLAAGSAAAETVRLSASLQPSSEVPPTATKGSGAVEATYDTATHMLQWTATYEHLTGPATAAHFHGPAPVGQNAGVQVPIPKDGLASPIKGSKELTDAQVTDLMGGKWYFNVHTKEHPAGEIRGQVMPAN, via the coding sequence ATGCCGAAGCTGCGTTTGCTCCAGGTCGTATTGCTCGCGGGTGTGCTGGCCGCCGGCAGCGCCGCCGCCGAAACGGTGCGCCTGTCCGCCAGCCTGCAGCCGTCGAGCGAGGTGCCGCCCACCGCGACCAAGGGCTCCGGCGCCGTCGAGGCCACCTACGACACGGCCACCCACATGCTGCAGTGGACGGCGACTTACGAACACCTCACGGGGCCGGCGACCGCCGCGCACTTCCACGGGCCCGCACCGGTCGGCCAGAACGCCGGCGTGCAGGTGCCGATTCCGAAGGACGGGCTCGCGAGCCCGATCAAGGGTTCGAAGGAACTCACCGACGCGCAGGTGACCGACCTGATGGGCGGCAAGTGGTACTTCAACGTCCATACGAAGGAGCATCCGGCCGGCGAGATCCGCGGCCAGGTGATGCCGGCGAACTGA
- a CDS encoding LutC/YkgG family protein: MSARDAILARLRTTAPGVAASAAPALDARIDTHYAARRAASAPAPHVLSHTMQAALAAAHAQVWCATAAAWPAQVAARLAEAGVRRLLLDPARPESAALARALPDAVAPVPFDRPIDAWKAELFDTIDAGFTVARSGIAATGTVVLAPDPGTPRTVSLVPPLHVALVHASTLHADLHAAVHAERWHAGMPTNVVLVSGPSKTSDIQQTLAYGAHGPRNLWVVIVTDPAEPTATASQDLPR, from the coding sequence ATGAGCGCGCGCGACGCGATCCTCGCGCGCCTGCGCACCACCGCGCCCGGCGTCGCCGCGAGCGCCGCGCCCGCACTCGACGCGCGCATCGACACGCATTACGCGGCGCGCCGCGCCGCGAGCGCACCCGCGCCGCACGTGCTGTCACACACGATGCAGGCCGCGCTCGCCGCGGCGCACGCGCAAGTCTGGTGCGCCACCGCCGCTGCGTGGCCCGCGCAGGTCGCCGCGCGCCTCGCCGAAGCCGGCGTGCGGCGCCTGCTGCTCGATCCGGCCCGCCCCGAATCGGCCGCCCTCGCACGTGCGCTGCCCGACGCGGTCGCGCCGGTGCCGTTCGACCGGCCGATCGACGCGTGGAAGGCCGAGCTGTTCGACACGATCGATGCCGGCTTCACCGTCGCGCGCTCGGGCATCGCGGCCACCGGCACCGTCGTGCTCGCGCCCGACCCGGGCACGCCGCGCACGGTGTCGCTGGTGCCGCCGCTGCACGTCGCGCTCGTCCACGCGAGCACGCTGCATGCGGATCTTCACGCGGCCGTGCACGCGGAACGCTGGCATGCGGGCATGCCGACCAACGTGGTGCTGGTGTCGGGCCCGTCGAAGACGTCCGATATCCAGCAGACGCTCGCATACGGCGCACACGGCCCGCGCAACCTGTGGGTCGTGATCGTCACCGACCCGGCCGAACCGACCGCAACCGCCAGCCAGGACCTGCCGCGATGA
- a CDS encoding EcsC family protein, which translates to MEPISITPSATLSPEDQDALRRAKQVLESPSLTMKLTGVLGAPVEKMIARLPDFATGKINDATQLALRKCLNIALRTLGKPQTPDAEPDKPSNLLHKLAVATTGAAGGAFGFLALPVELPVTTTLIFRSVCDIARSEGEDLGSVDTQLQCLAVLGMGGNPDKREEDADLGYFVLRGALAQAISKASSDITTKGIAAHSSAAVFKLVQTVASRFSVQVTEQMAAKSIPAIGAVLGATVNTLFIDHFQQMAHGHFTVRRLERKYGSVAVQAAYQAIDSSPAR; encoded by the coding sequence ATGGAACCGATTTCAATCACGCCTTCCGCGACGCTGTCGCCGGAAGACCAGGACGCGCTGCGGCGCGCGAAGCAGGTGCTGGAAAGCCCGTCGCTGACGATGAAGCTGACGGGCGTGCTGGGCGCGCCGGTCGAGAAGATGATCGCGCGGCTGCCCGACTTCGCGACCGGCAAGATCAACGACGCGACGCAGCTTGCGCTGCGCAAGTGCCTGAACATCGCGCTGCGCACGCTCGGCAAGCCGCAAACGCCCGACGCCGAGCCGGACAAGCCGAGCAACCTGCTGCACAAGCTCGCGGTCGCGACGACCGGCGCGGCGGGCGGCGCGTTCGGTTTCCTCGCGCTGCCGGTCGAGCTGCCGGTGACGACGACGCTGATCTTCCGCTCGGTGTGCGACATCGCGCGCAGCGAGGGCGAGGACCTGGGTTCGGTGGATACGCAGTTGCAGTGCCTCGCCGTGCTCGGCATGGGCGGCAACCCGGACAAGCGGGAAGAGGACGCCGATCTCGGCTATTTCGTGCTGCGCGGCGCGCTCGCACAGGCGATTTCGAAGGCGTCGTCGGACATCACGACGAAAGGGATCGCCGCGCACAGCTCGGCGGCGGTGTTCAAGCTCGTGCAGACGGTGGCGTCACGCTTCTCGGTGCAGGTCACCGAGCAGATGGCCGCGAAGTCGATCCCGGCGATCGGCGCGGTGCTCGGCGCGACCGTCAACACGCTGTTCATCGACCACTTCCAGCAGATGGCGCACGGCCACTTCACCGTGCGCCGGCTCGAGCGCAAGTACGGCTCGGTCGCCGTGCAGGCCGCGTATCAGGCGATCGACAGCTCGCCCGCGCGCTGA
- a CDS encoding FadR/GntR family transcriptional regulator — translation MAAMTARGRTEVVMRKIETALLDGTWPAGARLPAERVLAQQYGVARNTVREATQRLVARGLLQSRRGAGVYVTDQLRAGIASPWGQLVADHPALRDDILEFRRVLEGATAYFAALRADANDRRRIRTLLRELETAHANDDAVVEASTDAKLHEAIALASHNTMFLHLHTSVIGMLREHISINVAGMTTQDEQASELLLQQHRVVCDAICAHRPEEARTAMQTHIDYVRSHFERIGDVP, via the coding sequence ATGGCGGCGATGACGGCACGGGGCCGGACCGAAGTAGTGATGCGCAAGATCGAGACGGCGCTGCTCGACGGCACATGGCCGGCCGGCGCGCGGCTGCCGGCCGAGCGCGTGCTCGCGCAGCAGTACGGCGTGGCCCGCAATACGGTGCGCGAGGCGACCCAGCGGCTCGTCGCGCGCGGGCTGCTGCAGAGCCGGCGCGGCGCGGGCGTCTACGTGACGGACCAGTTGCGCGCGGGCATCGCGTCGCCGTGGGGCCAGCTGGTCGCCGATCACCCGGCGCTGCGCGACGACATCCTCGAATTCCGCCGCGTGCTCGAAGGCGCGACCGCCTATTTCGCCGCGCTGCGCGCCGACGCGAACGACCGGCGCCGGATCCGCACGCTGCTGCGCGAGCTCGAAACCGCGCACGCGAACGACGACGCGGTCGTCGAAGCGTCGACCGACGCGAAGCTGCACGAGGCGATCGCGCTCGCGTCGCACAACACGATGTTCCTGCACCTGCATACGAGCGTGATCGGGATGCTGCGCGAGCACATCTCGATCAACGTCGCGGGGATGACGACGCAGGACGAGCAGGCATCCGAGTTGCTCCTGCAGCAGCACCGGGTGGTCTGCGACGCGATCTGCGCGCACCGGCCCGAAGAGGCGCGCACCGCGATGCAAACCCATATCGATTACGTGCGCAGCCATTTCGAGCGAATCGGCGATGTGCCATGA
- a CDS encoding LutB/LldF family L-lactate oxidation iron-sulfur protein, translating to MSHQPLQFVAPGDFKGRARAALDDPALRRSFRGAMDFLQGKRATQFPDDTELQQLRDLGEAVRQHALAQLPVLLERLEAKLTAAGVHVHWAETAADANAIVLGIAQAKKARRVIKGKSMASEEIELNHYLAEHGVDCIESDMGEFIVQLAGEKPSHIVMPAIHKTRGDIAELFEEHIPGTRYTEDVDELIQTGRRALRRAFAEADIGLSGVNFAAADTGTLWLVENEGNGRLSTTVPDTHIAIMGIEKVVEKLEHIVPLSSLLTRSATGQAITTYFNLISGPRRDGERDGPRELHLVLLDNGRTQAYADEQLRATLQCIRCGACMNHCPVYTRIGGHAYGTTYPGPIGKIISPHLLGLDATADLPTASTLCGACGEVCPVRIPIPQLLVRLRTEANRKPDEPVAHPLRGQGANYNRAEDLVWRFWSGAFAHPRAYRAFRWTATRLRALTPAKQMGWTQHRTPLEPAPRSLSDLLRARGQPE from the coding sequence ATGAGCCACCAACCGCTGCAATTCGTCGCCCCCGGCGACTTCAAGGGCCGCGCGCGCGCCGCGCTCGACGATCCCGCGCTGCGCCGGAGCTTTCGCGGCGCGATGGATTTCCTGCAGGGCAAGCGCGCGACCCAGTTCCCCGACGACACCGAGCTGCAGCAGCTGCGCGATCTCGGCGAAGCCGTCCGGCAGCACGCGCTCGCGCAACTGCCCGTGCTGCTCGAGCGGCTGGAGGCGAAGCTCACCGCAGCCGGCGTGCATGTGCACTGGGCCGAGACGGCCGCCGATGCGAACGCGATCGTGCTCGGCATCGCGCAGGCGAAGAAGGCGCGCCGTGTGATCAAGGGCAAGTCGATGGCGAGCGAGGAAATCGAGCTGAACCATTACCTCGCGGAACACGGCGTCGACTGCATCGAGTCCGACATGGGCGAGTTCATCGTGCAGCTCGCGGGCGAGAAGCCGTCGCACATCGTGATGCCGGCGATCCACAAGACCCGCGGCGACATCGCCGAGCTGTTCGAGGAACACATCCCCGGCACGCGCTACACGGAGGACGTCGACGAGCTGATCCAGACCGGCCGGCGCGCGCTGCGCCGCGCATTCGCGGAAGCCGACATCGGCCTGTCCGGCGTGAACTTCGCAGCGGCCGACACGGGCACGCTGTGGCTCGTCGAAAACGAAGGCAACGGCCGGCTGTCGACGACGGTGCCCGACACGCACATCGCGATCATGGGGATCGAGAAGGTCGTCGAGAAACTCGAGCACATCGTGCCGCTGTCGAGCCTGCTGACGCGCTCGGCCACCGGCCAGGCGATCACGACCTACTTCAACCTGATCTCGGGCCCACGCCGCGACGGCGAGCGCGACGGCCCGCGCGAGCTGCATCTCGTGCTGCTCGACAACGGCCGCACGCAGGCCTACGCGGACGAACAGCTGCGCGCGACGCTGCAGTGCATCCGCTGCGGCGCGTGCATGAACCACTGCCCCGTCTATACGCGCATCGGCGGCCACGCATACGGAACGACCTACCCCGGCCCGATCGGCAAGATCATCTCGCCGCACCTGCTCGGCCTCGACGCGACGGCCGACCTGCCGACCGCCTCGACGCTGTGCGGCGCGTGCGGCGAGGTGTGCCCGGTCCGGATCCCGATCCCGCAGCTGCTGGTGCGGCTGCGCACCGAGGCGAACCGCAAGCCCGACGAACCCGTCGCGCATCCGCTGCGCGGCCAGGGTGCGAACTACAACCGCGCGGAAGACCTCGTGTGGCGCTTCTGGTCGGGCGCCTTCGCGCATCCGCGCGCGTATCGCGCGTTCCGCTGGACCGCGACGCGGTTGCGCGCGCTGACGCCTGCGAAGCAGATGGGCTGGACGCAGCACCGCACGCCGCTCGAGCCGGCGCCGCGCAGCCTGTCCGACCTGTTGCGCGCCCGCGGGCAGCCCGAATAG
- a CDS encoding phospholipase D family protein — MLTSLIRRAPAALSWRAAGRSARALAVCALLSLVAACATHPPATTLDRSVSHALPVDTATPLRDALAAPEATHPGQSGFRLLSDGATALQMRIALARAATKTLDMQYYIATEDTTGKLLLGAALYAADRGVRVRMLVDDLNFRDIDRVMAALNTHPNIEIRVFNPFGASQHGMVERTANFFTRIDSFTRRMHNKAMIADNQLAIVGGRNLGDEYFSASPTLQFRDLDVLAAGPVTNDISKSFDDYWASTSSYPLRVLNHQSFDPKDLDAMRDELRDHWRKNADPYNAKPLNATPLAQQIAHDELGLVWAPAEFKVDAPDKVARPTDVYVSPPMQRLVELTRAAQQEFLVFSPYFVPHDAGVKILGDTTARGVRVAILTNSLAATDAVAVQAGYAPYRVPLLQHGVELYEFKAQPGGSRARLFGSRSRASLHAKAYVIDRRILVIGSMNLDPRSAHLNTELALVIHSPTIAQQAAEIFANVTQPDESYRVSLVTPAGGGTPELLWTGADNGVPATFHVDPHAGLMRNLMTGIFMLLPVGDQL, encoded by the coding sequence GTGCTCACGTCTTTGATCCGGCGCGCGCCGGCCGCGCTGTCGTGGCGAGCCGCCGGCCGTTCGGCCCGCGCGCTGGCCGTCTGCGCGCTGCTGTCGCTGGTCGCCGCGTGCGCGACGCATCCGCCTGCTACCACGCTCGATCGGTCCGTTTCTCATGCGTTGCCGGTCGATACCGCGACGCCGCTGCGCGACGCGCTGGCTGCGCCGGAAGCCACGCATCCGGGCCAGTCGGGCTTCCGGCTGCTGTCCGACGGCGCGACCGCGCTGCAGATGCGCATCGCGCTCGCGCGTGCGGCGACGAAAACGCTCGACATGCAGTACTACATCGCGACCGAGGACACGACCGGCAAGCTGCTGCTCGGCGCGGCGCTGTATGCGGCCGATCGCGGCGTGCGTGTGCGGATGCTGGTCGACGACCTGAACTTCCGCGACATCGATCGCGTCATGGCCGCGCTGAACACGCACCCGAACATCGAGATCCGCGTGTTCAATCCGTTCGGCGCGTCGCAGCACGGGATGGTCGAGCGCACGGCCAACTTCTTTACGCGGATCGACAGCTTCACGCGGCGGATGCACAACAAGGCGATGATCGCGGACAACCAGCTCGCGATCGTCGGCGGCCGCAATCTCGGCGACGAGTACTTCAGCGCGAGCCCGACGCTGCAGTTCCGCGATCTCGACGTGCTTGCCGCGGGGCCCGTGACGAACGACATCTCGAAGAGCTTCGACGACTACTGGGCGAGCACGAGCAGCTATCCGCTGCGGGTGCTGAATCATCAGTCGTTCGATCCGAAGGATCTCGACGCGATGCGCGACGAGCTGCGCGACCACTGGCGCAAGAACGCCGATCCGTACAACGCGAAGCCGCTGAACGCGACGCCGCTCGCGCAGCAGATCGCGCACGACGAGCTCGGGCTCGTCTGGGCGCCGGCCGAATTCAAGGTCGACGCGCCGGACAAGGTCGCGCGGCCGACCGACGTGTACGTGAGCCCGCCGATGCAGCGCCTCGTCGAGCTGACGCGCGCCGCGCAGCAGGAATTTCTCGTGTTCTCGCCGTACTTCGTGCCGCACGATGCAGGCGTGAAGATCCTCGGCGACACGACGGCGCGCGGTGTGCGCGTCGCGATCCTCACCAATTCTCTCGCCGCGACCGACGCGGTCGCCGTACAGGCCGGCTACGCGCCGTACCGCGTGCCGCTGCTGCAGCACGGTGTCGAGTTGTACGAATTCAAGGCGCAGCCGGGCGGCTCGCGCGCGCGCCTGTTCGGCTCGCGCTCGCGGGCGAGCCTGCATGCGAAGGCGTACGTGATCGACCGCAGGATCCTCGTGATCGGCTCGATGAATCTCGATCCGCGCTCCGCGCACCTGAACACCGAGCTTGCGCTCGTGATCCACAGCCCGACGATCGCGCAGCAGGCGGCGGAGATCTTCGCGAACGTGACGCAGCCCGACGAGAGCTATCGCGTGAGCCTCGTGACGCCGGCAGGCGGCGGCACGCCCGAGCTGCTGTGGACCGGTGCCGACAACGGCGTGCCCGCCACCTTTCACGTCGATCCGCATGCCGGGCTGATGCGCAACCTGATGACCGGCATCTTCATGCTGCTGCCGGTCGGCGACCAGTTGTAA
- a CDS encoding (Fe-S)-binding protein, translated as MNERHYPATAPTHVYLFATCLVDLFVPDAGLDAVRLLEREGLTVHYPRGQSCCGQPAYSSGNPDEARRVAAAQLDLFAEPWPVIVPSGSCAGMIRHHWPALFADDPVHGPKARAIAERTYELTEFLVHVLDVRLDGVTASAGPDERVVLHTSCAARREMGTRVHGVALVDALPGVTRIEHERESECCGFGGTFSLKHPDISGAMVRDKVASACATGCDRLVSADCGCLLNIGHAADKAGAALPVEHLASFLWRRTAGAASLRGDQQ; from the coding sequence ATGAACGAAAGGCACTACCCCGCCACCGCCCCCACGCACGTCTACCTGTTCGCGACCTGCCTGGTCGACCTGTTCGTCCCCGACGCGGGGCTCGACGCGGTCCGCCTGCTGGAGCGCGAAGGCCTGACTGTCCACTATCCGCGCGGCCAGAGCTGCTGCGGCCAGCCGGCCTACAGCAGCGGCAATCCCGACGAGGCGCGCCGCGTCGCGGCCGCGCAACTCGACCTGTTCGCCGAGCCGTGGCCGGTGATCGTACCGTCCGGCTCGTGCGCGGGCATGATCCGGCACCATTGGCCGGCGCTGTTCGCCGACGATCCCGTGCACGGCCCGAAGGCCCGTGCGATCGCGGAACGCACCTACGAACTCACCGAATTCCTCGTCCATGTGCTCGACGTGCGGCTCGACGGCGTCACCGCGAGCGCGGGCCCGGACGAGCGCGTGGTGCTGCACACGTCTTGCGCGGCCCGCCGCGAGATGGGCACCCGCGTGCACGGCGTCGCGCTCGTCGACGCGCTGCCGGGCGTCACGCGCATCGAACATGAACGCGAATCCGAATGCTGCGGCTTCGGCGGCACGTTCTCGCTGAAGCATCCCGACATCTCCGGTGCGATGGTGCGCGACAAGGTCGCATCGGCCTGCGCGACGGGCTGCGACCGGCTCGTGTCGGCGGACTGCGGCTGCCTGCTGAACATCGGTCACGCGGCCGACAAGGCCGGCGCGGCGCTGCCCGTCGAGCATCTCGCGAGCTTCCTGTGGCGCCGCACGGCCGGTGCCGCGTCGCTGCGCGGAGACCAGCAATGA
- a CDS encoding lactate permease LctP family transporter gives MQVWHQIYTPLGSLGLSAFVAAIPIIFFFVALAALRLKGHVAAAITLLLSLGVAILAYGMPVPQALAAAGFGFAYGLWPIAWIIVAAVFLYKIVVKTGQFDIIRASVLSITDDQRLQMLLIGFSFGAFLEGAAGFGAPVAITAALLVGLGFKPLHAAGLCLIANTAPVAFGAMGIPIIVAGQVTGIDPFHIGAMAGRQLPLLSLAVPFWLVFMMDGLRGVRQTWPAALVAGGSFAITQYFTSNHIGPELPDITSSLVSLVALAAFLKVWQPSSAKQAAGGLVASGGGAALAGFGTGGNGPRTSRQASPYTLAQTVRAWSPFLILTAVVTVWSIAPFKALFAAHGALVSTVLKFHVAGLDQLVVKTAPIAATPKALDAVLKIDLVSAVGSAILVTALISMVLLRMKPRDALVTFGETLKDLTRPILSIGLVLAFAFVANYSGMSSTLALMLAATGAAFPFFSPFLGWLGVFLTGSDTSSNALFCSLQQATAHQLGVPETLVVAANTTGGVTAKMISPQSIAVACAATGLVGKESELFRFTVRHSLLFAVIVGLITLVQAYVLPGMVP, from the coding sequence ATGCAGGTTTGGCATCAGATCTATACCCCGCTCGGCAGCCTCGGGCTGTCGGCGTTCGTCGCCGCGATCCCGATCATCTTCTTTTTCGTCGCGCTCGCCGCATTGCGGCTGAAGGGGCACGTCGCTGCCGCGATCACGCTGCTGCTGTCGCTCGGCGTCGCGATTCTCGCGTACGGGATGCCCGTGCCGCAGGCACTCGCGGCGGCCGGCTTCGGCTTCGCGTACGGCCTGTGGCCGATCGCGTGGATCATCGTCGCCGCCGTGTTCCTGTACAAGATCGTCGTGAAGACCGGCCAGTTCGACATCATCCGCGCATCGGTGCTGTCGATCACCGACGACCAGCGCCTGCAGATGCTGCTGATCGGCTTCTCGTTCGGCGCGTTCCTCGAAGGCGCGGCCGGTTTCGGCGCGCCCGTCGCGATCACGGCCGCGCTGCTCGTCGGCCTCGGCTTCAAGCCGCTGCACGCGGCAGGACTGTGTCTGATTGCAAACACCGCGCCGGTCGCGTTCGGCGCGATGGGCATTCCGATCATCGTCGCCGGACAGGTGACGGGCATCGACCCGTTCCACATCGGCGCGATGGCCGGCCGCCAGTTGCCACTGCTGTCGCTCGCGGTGCCGTTCTGGCTCGTGTTCATGATGGACGGGCTGCGCGGCGTGCGGCAGACCTGGCCGGCCGCGCTGGTCGCCGGCGGCAGCTTCGCGATCACGCAGTACTTCACGTCGAACCATATCGGGCCCGAGCTGCCGGACATCACGTCGTCGCTCGTCAGCCTCGTCGCACTCGCCGCATTCCTGAAGGTGTGGCAGCCGAGCAGCGCGAAGCAGGCGGCCGGCGGCCTCGTCGCATCCGGCGGCGGCGCGGCGCTCGCGGGGTTCGGCACGGGCGGCAACGGTCCGCGCACGAGCCGCCAGGCGTCGCCGTACACGCTCGCGCAGACCGTGCGCGCGTGGTCGCCGTTCCTGATCCTGACGGCCGTCGTCACCGTGTGGAGCATCGCGCCGTTCAAGGCGCTGTTCGCCGCACACGGCGCGCTCGTGTCGACGGTGCTGAAGTTCCACGTGGCGGGGCTCGACCAGCTCGTCGTGAAGACCGCGCCGATCGCCGCGACGCCGAAGGCGCTCGACGCCGTGCTGAAGATCGATCTCGTGTCGGCAGTGGGCAGCGCGATCCTCGTGACCGCGCTGATCTCGATGGTGCTGCTGCGGATGAAGCCGCGCGATGCGCTCGTCACGTTCGGCGAAACGCTGAAGGACCTCACGCGCCCGATTCTGTCGATCGGCCTCGTGCTCGCATTCGCGTTCGTCGCGAACTACTCGGGGATGTCGTCGACGCTCGCGCTGATGCTGGCGGCGACCGGCGCCGCGTTCCCGTTCTTCTCGCCGTTCCTCGGCTGGCTCGGCGTGTTCCTGACCGGCTCGGACACGTCGTCGAACGCCCTCTTCTGCTCGCTGCAGCAAGCGACCGCGCACCAGCTCGGCGTACCCGAGACGCTCGTGGTCGCCGCGAACACGACGGGCGGCGTGACCGCGAAGATGATCTCGCCGCAGTCGATCGCCGTGGCGTGCGCGGCGACGGGCCTCGTCGGCAAGGAGTCGGAGCTGTTCCGCTTCACGGTGCGCCACAGCCTGCTGTTCGCGGTGATCGTCGGCCTGATCACGCTCGTGCAGGCCTACGTGCTACCGGGGATGGTGCCGTAA
- a CDS encoding alpha/beta hydrolase, with amino-acid sequence MSWQSKFACWLLRWQFRPETTRPVLDPARARRFTDLRMVVPRRAPSGYRLRECYGPGDAPLRGEWLERTDAVAARGPGRTLLYFHGGGYYFCSTKTHRPLVFGLTKRAGVRSFSLDYRLAPENRFPAALDDALAAYRQLLALGTPPESIVIGGDSAGGGLALATLVALRDRGEPLPAGAILFSPWTDLAGTGGTMRSNDGADPMFAGAALPKAAKLYLGDASATHPYASPLYADFTGLPPLFIQVGSTEVLLDDSRRVADNAKAAGVPVEIEVWPDMPHVWQLYTPMVPESRDALDRAAAFLRRVAVERAVQRAGELSIA; translated from the coding sequence ATGAGTTGGCAAAGCAAGTTCGCGTGCTGGCTGCTGCGCTGGCAGTTTCGTCCCGAGACCACGCGCCCGGTGCTCGATCCGGCCCGTGCGCGGCGCTTTACCGACCTGAGGATGGTCGTGCCGCGTCGCGCGCCATCGGGCTACCGGCTGCGGGAATGCTACGGTCCCGGCGACGCGCCGCTGCGCGGCGAATGGCTTGAACGCACCGACGCGGTCGCCGCACGCGGGCCCGGCCGCACGCTGCTGTACTTCCACGGCGGCGGCTATTACTTCTGTTCGACGAAAACGCATCGGCCGCTCGTGTTCGGCCTCACGAAGCGCGCGGGCGTGCGCTCGTTCTCGCTCGACTACCGGCTCGCACCCGAGAACCGCTTCCCGGCGGCGCTCGACGACGCGCTGGCCGCGTACCGGCAATTGCTCGCGCTAGGCACGCCGCCGGAGTCGATCGTGATCGGCGGCGATTCGGCGGGCGGCGGCCTCGCGCTCGCGACGCTCGTCGCGCTGCGCGATCGCGGCGAACCGCTGCCGGCCGGTGCAATCCTGTTCTCGCCATGGACCGACCTGGCCGGCACCGGCGGCACGATGCGCAGCAACGACGGCGCCGACCCGATGTTCGCGGGCGCGGCGCTGCCGAAGGCCGCGAAGCTGTATCTGGGCGACGCGTCGGCGACGCATCCGTACGCGTCACCGCTCTATGCCGATTTCACCGGGCTGCCGCCGCTCTTCATCCAGGTCGGCAGCACCGAGGTGCTGCTCGACGATTCGCGCCGCGTCGCCGACAACGCGAAGGCGGCCGGCGTGCCGGTGGAGATCGAGGTGTGGCCCGACATGCCGCACGTGTGGCAGCTGTACACGCCGATGGTGCCGGAGTCGCGCGACGCGCTCGATCGTGCGGCCGCGTTCCTGCGCCGCGTCGCGGTCGAGCGCGCGGTTCAGCGCGCGGGCGAGCTGTCGATCGCCTGA
- a CDS encoding class II aldolase/adducin family protein, translated as MQRVPNQPFTRPARFSEAEWQARVQLAAAYRIFDHLGWTELIYNHISLRVPGEDGHFLINPFGLHYREVCASNLVKIDIDGNVIGHSDWPINPAGFTFHSAIHAALPDAHCVMHVHTTPTMAVCCSRDGLSFSNFYSAQLYGKIAYHDFEGITVHLEEGRRIVESAGGRPVLLLRNHGPVTIGATLAQTFSLMWLLNRACEVQVATHAIGGALPIAPPVLDACVRDSLNFDPKHGAGQDAFDALQRIVDRIDPAYRA; from the coding sequence ATGCAACGTGTACCGAACCAGCCGTTCACGCGTCCCGCCCGTTTCTCCGAAGCCGAATGGCAAGCGCGCGTGCAGCTCGCGGCTGCCTATCGGATCTTCGACCATCTCGGCTGGACCGAACTGATCTACAACCATATCTCGCTGCGCGTGCCGGGCGAGGACGGCCATTTCCTGATCAACCCGTTCGGGCTCCATTACCGCGAGGTGTGCGCATCGAACCTCGTGAAGATCGACATCGACGGCAACGTGATCGGCCATTCCGACTGGCCGATCAACCCGGCCGGCTTCACGTTCCACAGCGCGATCCATGCGGCGCTGCCCGACGCGCACTGCGTGATGCACGTGCATACGACGCCCACGATGGCCGTGTGCTGCTCGCGCGACGGGCTGTCGTTCTCGAACTTCTATTCGGCGCAGCTGTACGGGAAGATCGCGTATCACGATTTCGAGGGCATCACCGTGCATCTCGAGGAAGGGCGGCGCATCGTCGAGAGTGCCGGCGGGCGCCCCGTGCTGCTGCTGCGCAACCACGGGCCCGTGACGATCGGCGCGACGCTCGCGCAGACGTTCTCGCTGATGTGGCTGCTCAATCGCGCGTGCGAGGTGCAGGTCGCGACCCACGCGATCGGCGGCGCATTGCCGATCGCGCCGCCAGTGCTCGACGCATGCGTGCGCGATTCGCTGAATTTCGATCCGAAGCATGGCGCCGGGCAGGACGCGTTCGACGCGCTGCAGCGTATCGTCGATCGCATCGATCCCGCCTATCGCGCGTGA